A genomic window from Glaciihabitans sp. INWT7 includes:
- a CDS encoding ABC transporter permease, with translation MTTAIETPKLPAGRTLALGASRIGYEIKTYFRQGDSVFFTFLFPLVFLTIFSVAFSEGSFGKTASGTNLTAADFYLPGMLAAGVLLSGLQNMSIDIATEKSDGTLKRLGGSPLPVLSYFIGKIGQVIVTGILQSALLLVVAALAFRVPLPTDPIKWLTFAWVFLLGVSTCAVLGIALSALPRSGKSATAVIIPITLILQFISGVYLSFSQLPDWLQNFASIFPLKWLAQGMRSVFLPDSFKTLEMGGTWNLGGVALVTAIWLVVGLVACRLTFRWIRKDS, from the coding sequence GTGACCACCGCCATCGAGACCCCCAAGCTGCCCGCCGGCCGCACCCTCGCGCTGGGGGCTAGCCGCATCGGGTACGAGATCAAGACCTACTTCCGCCAGGGGGACTCGGTCTTCTTCACCTTCCTCTTCCCCCTGGTCTTCCTCACGATCTTCTCGGTCGCCTTCAGCGAGGGCAGCTTCGGCAAGACCGCGAGCGGCACCAACCTGACGGCCGCGGACTTCTACCTGCCCGGGATGCTCGCCGCCGGCGTGCTGCTCAGCGGCCTGCAGAACATGTCGATCGATATCGCGACGGAGAAGAGCGACGGCACCCTCAAACGCCTCGGGGGATCCCCCCTGCCGGTGCTGAGCTACTTCATCGGCAAGATCGGGCAGGTGATCGTGACGGGCATCCTGCAGTCGGCGCTGCTGCTCGTCGTCGCGGCGCTGGCGTTCAGGGTGCCGTTGCCGACCGATCCCATCAAATGGCTCACCTTCGCCTGGGTGTTCCTGCTCGGCGTCTCGACCTGTGCGGTGCTCGGCATCGCGCTGAGCGCACTGCCCCGCTCCGGCAAGAGTGCAACAGCGGTGATCATCCCGATCACGCTGATCCTGCAGTTCATCTCGGGCGTCTACCTGAGCTTCTCGCAGCTGCCCGACTGGCTGCAGAACTTCGCGAGCATCTTCCCGCTCAAGTGGCTGGCGCAGGGGATGCGCTCGGTATTCCTCCCGGATTCGTTCAAGACTCTCGAAATGGGCGGCACCTGGAACCTCGGCGGCGTCGCTCTCGTGACGGCGATCTGGCTCGTGGTCGGACTCGTGGCCTGCCGCCTGACCTTCCGTTGGATCCGCAAGGATTCCTGA
- a CDS encoding ABC transporter ATP-binding protein — MTTPPHVSVRNLRKQYGDFSALDGVSFDIEAGETFALLGPNGAGKSTTIEILEGYRDRTSGEALVLGVDPQRGGIDWKARLGIVLQSTGESGNVTVREQLAHFAGFYANPRDVDEVIAAVGLTEKAKSRIKSLSGGQRRRVDVALGVIGRPELLFLDEPTTGFDPEARREFWELIRSLKREGTTILLTTHYLDEAAQLGDRAGVIAGGTLIDIGTIDEIGGAHARIPVVRWQDENGSHEERTTEPASVVARLFAATGGEPDGLEVRRPSLEDVYLDLVAAHTTQDKTMEELERAL, encoded by the coding sequence ATGACAACTCCTCCCCACGTGAGTGTGCGCAACCTGCGCAAGCAATACGGCGACTTCTCGGCTCTGGATGGCGTGAGCTTCGACATCGAAGCCGGCGAGACATTCGCCCTTCTCGGCCCCAACGGCGCCGGGAAGTCCACGACCATCGAGATTCTCGAGGGTTATCGCGATCGCACGAGCGGCGAGGCACTCGTGCTCGGCGTGGATCCCCAGCGCGGCGGCATCGACTGGAAGGCCCGCCTCGGAATCGTGTTGCAGTCGACCGGCGAGAGCGGCAATGTGACAGTGCGCGAGCAACTCGCTCACTTCGCCGGCTTCTATGCCAACCCGAGGGACGTCGACGAGGTCATCGCGGCGGTGGGACTCACCGAGAAGGCCAAATCGCGCATCAAGTCCCTCTCGGGCGGCCAACGGCGGCGGGTGGATGTCGCGCTCGGGGTGATCGGCCGGCCGGAGTTGCTCTTCCTCGACGAGCCGACCACCGGCTTCGACCCGGAGGCGCGACGCGAGTTCTGGGAGCTCATCCGCTCCCTCAAGCGCGAGGGCACGACGATCCTGCTGACCACCCACTACCTGGACGAGGCCGCACAGTTGGGCGACCGCGCGGGAGTGATCGCCGGAGGAACGCTCATCGACATCGGCACCATCGACGAGATCGGTGGGGCGCACGCCCGCATCCCGGTGGTGCGATGGCAGGACGAGAACGGATCTCACGAGGAACGCACTACCGAACCGGCATCCGTCGTCGCCCGCCTGTTCGCCGCGACCGGTGGCGAACCTGACGGCCTCGAAGTGCGACGCCCGAGCCTCGAAGACGTCTATCTCGACCTCGTCGCGGCACACACCACTCAGGACAAGACCATGGAAGAACTGGAGCGCGCACTGTGA
- the secE gene encoding preprotein translocase subunit SecE, whose product MARNVIDEPSEDIVANAKQDRGASRGPFGRLVIFLRQVINELKKVVTPTRKELFSYTGVVLVFVVIMMALVYGLDLVFALGVNTVFGK is encoded by the coding sequence GTGGCGAGAAATGTCATCGACGAGCCGAGTGAGGACATCGTCGCGAATGCCAAACAGGATCGTGGCGCAAGCCGCGGCCCGTTCGGTCGACTCGTCATCTTCCTCCGGCAGGTAATCAATGAACTGAAGAAGGTCGTCACCCCGACCCGCAAGGAACTGTTCAGCTACACCGGCGTCGTGTTGGTCTTCGTGGTCATCATGATGGCGCTGGTCTACGGGCTCGACCTGGTCTTCGCACTCGGAGTGAATACCGTCTTCGGCAAATAA
- the nusG gene encoding transcription termination/antitermination protein NusG — MSGTNRDDIDLATAAEQSSEEDEAQEGNELAADEASDEPAESRAIHLVDDTDEDDTDSDVEADLDAALDAVALAVDPEADAVVADALEVDDADEAEAAVEATEDEVGFVEGETEEVVPFDDAFEAEIESELAEQSSVDEAEEETEVDPYDEFRKELKAAYGKWYVIHSYAGFEKRVKQNIENRKVSMAMEDFVFQVEVPMEDVVEIKNGQRKLVTRVRIPGYVLVRMDLNEDSWSVVRHTPGVTGFVGNSHNPTPLRFEEAFNMLKSLVQIVEAPVKAGVKGGKAVGRSIPQEVDFEIGETITIKEGSFAGLPGSINEIKAESGKLIVLVSLFERETPVELSFDQVTKL; from the coding sequence GTGTCTGGAACAAACCGCGACGACATCGACCTCGCGACTGCCGCCGAGCAGTCCTCGGAGGAGGACGAAGCGCAGGAAGGCAACGAGCTGGCCGCGGATGAAGCATCCGACGAGCCGGCCGAGAGCCGTGCCATCCACCTGGTCGATGACACCGACGAAGACGACACCGACAGCGATGTCGAGGCCGACCTCGACGCCGCCCTCGACGCGGTAGCGCTCGCGGTGGACCCCGAAGCGGACGCCGTCGTGGCCGACGCCCTAGAGGTCGACGACGCCGACGAGGCCGAGGCCGCCGTGGAGGCGACCGAGGACGAGGTCGGATTCGTGGAGGGTGAGACCGAAGAGGTCGTGCCGTTCGACGACGCGTTCGAGGCGGAGATCGAGTCCGAGCTCGCCGAGCAGTCGAGTGTCGACGAGGCCGAGGAAGAGACCGAGGTCGACCCCTACGACGAGTTCCGCAAGGAGCTCAAGGCCGCGTACGGCAAGTGGTACGTCATCCACTCCTACGCCGGATTCGAGAAGCGGGTCAAGCAGAACATCGAGAACCGCAAGGTCTCGATGGCCATGGAGGACTTCGTCTTCCAAGTCGAGGTTCCGATGGAAGACGTCGTCGAGATCAAGAACGGGCAGCGCAAGCTGGTCACTCGCGTGCGCATCCCCGGCTACGTGCTGGTGCGCATGGACCTCAACGAGGACAGCTGGTCGGTCGTGCGTCACACTCCCGGTGTCACCGGGTTCGTCGGCAACTCGCACAACCCCACGCCGCTGCGTTTCGAAGAGGCCTTCAACATGCTGAAGAGCCTCGTGCAGATCGTCGAAGCTCCGGTCAAGGCCGGCGTCAAGGGCGGCAAGGCCGTTGGCCGCTCCATCCCCCAGGAAGTCGACTTCGAAATCGGCGAGACGATCACCATCAAGGAGGGTTCGTTCGCGGGCCTTCCCGGGTCGATCAACGAGATCAAGGCGGAGAGCGGCAAGCTCATCGTGCTCGTCTCCCTGTTCGAGCGCGAGACCCCGGTGGAACTCAGCTTCGACCAGGTCACCAAGCTCTAG
- the rplK gene encoding 50S ribosomal protein L11: protein MAPKKKVTGLIKLQIQAGAANPAPPIGPALGQHGVNIMEFCKAYNAATESQRGNVIPVEITVYEDRSFTFILKTPPAAELIKKAAGVAKGSGTPHTTKVGRLSKDQLRSIAEQKMVDLNANDVAAAEKIIAGTARSMGITVDA, encoded by the coding sequence ATGGCACCGAAAAAGAAGGTCACGGGTCTGATCAAGCTTCAGATCCAGGCCGGCGCCGCCAACCCCGCACCGCCCATCGGGCCTGCGCTGGGTCAGCACGGCGTTAACATCATGGAGTTCTGCAAGGCGTACAACGCCGCGACCGAGTCGCAGCGCGGCAACGTCATCCCGGTCGAGATCACCGTCTACGAGGACCGTTCGTTCACGTTCATCCTCAAGACCCCGCCGGCCGCCGAGCTCATCAAGAAGGCCGCCGGAGTCGCCAAGGGATCCGGCACCCCGCACACCACCAAGGTGGGACGCCTGTCGAAGGACCAGCTCCGCTCGATCGCCGAGCAGAAGATGGTCGACCTCAACGCCAACGACGTTGCAGCGGCAGAGAAGATCATCGCGGGCACCGCCCGCTCTATGGGAATCACGGTGGACGCATAA
- the rplA gene encoding 50S ribosomal protein L1 encodes MATKSKAYRAAAEKMEEGKFYTPNEAVGIARETGSKNFNSTVEVALKLGVDPRKADQMVRGTVILPHGTGKTARVIVFATGPAADAAIAAGADEVGGDELIEKVAAGYTSFDSAVSTPELMGKVGRLGKVLGPRGLMPNPKTGTVTTDVAKAVSEIKGGKIEFRVDKHSNVHFIVGKAAFPAEQLEENIKAALDEIVRSKPSSAKGRYIQKGTVTTTFGPGIPLDVNVL; translated from the coding sequence ATGGCTACGAAATCCAAGGCCTACCGCGCCGCAGCCGAGAAGATGGAAGAGGGCAAGTTCTACACGCCCAACGAGGCCGTCGGAATCGCCCGCGAGACCGGTTCGAAGAACTTCAACTCCACAGTCGAGGTCGCCCTCAAGCTCGGAGTAGACCCCCGCAAGGCGGACCAGATGGTTCGCGGAACGGTGATCCTCCCGCACGGAACCGGCAAGACCGCCCGCGTCATCGTGTTCGCAACCGGACCGGCCGCTGACGCCGCGATCGCTGCGGGCGCCGACGAGGTCGGTGGCGACGAGCTCATCGAGAAGGTGGCCGCCGGCTACACCTCGTTCGACTCCGCCGTCTCCACCCCGGAGCTCATGGGCAAGGTCGGTCGTCTCGGAAAGGTGCTCGGCCCGCGTGGCCTCATGCCCAACCCGAAGACCGGCACCGTGACCACGGATGTGGCGAAGGCCGTCTCCGAGATCAAGGGCGGAAAGATCGAGTTCCGCGTCGACAAGCACTCCAACGTGCACTTCATCGTGGGCAAGGCGGCTTTCCCCGCCGAGCAGCTCGAGGAGAACATCAAGGCGGCGCTCGACGAGATCGTGCGCTCGAAGCCCAGCTCCGCGAAGGGCCGCTACATCCAGAAGGGCACTGTCACGACCACCTTCGGTCCGGGCATCCCGCTGGACGTCAACGTCCTTTAG
- a CDS encoding GNAT family N-acetyltransferase: protein MIVRRAESGEGQLLHELAAVTFGLACPPGTTELEISEHVARHLSTERFEEWLADPDREVLVALSDSGFTGYTVLVFGAPTDADVAAVVTARPTAELSKCYVLAGEHGSGVASELMSATIEVARLRGSATIWLGVNDKNDRANRFYGKHGFARVGSKRFALGDRFEDDYVRELTL from the coding sequence ATGATCGTGCGCAGGGCCGAATCCGGCGAGGGACAGCTGCTGCACGAGCTGGCCGCCGTCACCTTCGGGCTCGCTTGCCCACCGGGCACCACCGAGCTCGAGATCAGCGAACACGTCGCCCGGCATCTTTCCACGGAGCGTTTCGAGGAATGGCTCGCCGACCCCGACCGGGAGGTGCTCGTCGCTCTCTCCGATTCCGGCTTCACCGGTTACACGGTGCTCGTGTTCGGCGCACCGACGGATGCGGATGTCGCGGCCGTGGTCACCGCTCGCCCGACGGCCGAGCTGAGCAAGTGCTACGTGCTCGCCGGCGAGCACGGCAGTGGTGTGGCATCCGAGCTGATGTCCGCAACGATCGAGGTCGCGCGACTGCGCGGGTCGGCGACGATCTGGCTTGGCGTGAACGACAAGAACGACCGGGCGAACCGCTTCTACGGCAAGCACGGATTCGCACGGGTCGGCTCCAAGCGCTTCGCGCTCGGTGACCGGTTCGAAGACGACTACGTGCGGGAGCTCACGCTCTAA
- a CDS encoding NADP-dependent oxidoreductase, with the protein MRAMVIAATGGPEVFTPADLPMPTKVSAEVVVKIIAAGVNPIDAKTRSGAGSSAAIANFPVVLGADFSGIIVESPYESCPFKPGDEVFGMVAVPRLAGTYAEYASVPTMSIARKPARLTHVEAAGVPLAALTAWGMVVDVAKAHEAQRVLIHAASGGVGHFAVQFAAYFGAHVIATGSARNESWLRELGAAEVVDHNTTRFEDVVSRVDVVIDLIGNVQDDTGTRSLSVLRSGGLLVNAPSGSWPTLMEDAAAAGVRATTYKTSPDGSTLAIIGRLLDSGDVHVTVDHVFDLEHVAEAHTAIETGRTRGKIVLSVSELG; encoded by the coding sequence ATGCGAGCGATGGTGATCGCGGCCACAGGGGGACCTGAGGTGTTCACTCCGGCCGACCTTCCGATGCCGACGAAGGTGAGCGCCGAGGTCGTGGTGAAGATCATCGCCGCGGGGGTGAACCCGATCGATGCGAAGACGCGCTCCGGCGCGGGATCTTCTGCGGCGATTGCGAACTTCCCCGTCGTGCTCGGAGCCGATTTCAGCGGGATCATCGTGGAGAGCCCCTACGAGAGCTGCCCGTTCAAACCCGGCGATGAGGTCTTCGGCATGGTCGCCGTGCCGCGGCTTGCGGGCACCTACGCGGAATACGCCAGCGTGCCCACAATGAGCATCGCCCGTAAGCCGGCTCGCCTCACCCATGTCGAGGCCGCCGGAGTGCCGCTCGCCGCCCTCACCGCCTGGGGAATGGTGGTGGATGTCGCGAAGGCGCACGAGGCCCAGCGAGTGCTCATCCACGCGGCATCCGGTGGCGTCGGACACTTCGCGGTGCAGTTCGCCGCCTACTTCGGCGCCCATGTGATCGCCACCGGCTCTGCCCGCAATGAGAGCTGGCTGCGGGAACTCGGGGCGGCGGAGGTGGTCGACCACAACACGACTCGCTTCGAAGACGTCGTCAGTCGCGTCGATGTGGTCATCGACCTCATCGGCAATGTGCAGGATGACACCGGCACACGGTCCCTGTCGGTGCTGCGCTCGGGGGGTCTGCTCGTGAATGCCCCGAGTGGGAGCTGGCCGACCCTGATGGAGGATGCCGCGGCCGCGGGCGTGCGCGCGACGACCTACAAGACCTCCCCGGACGGCTCCACTCTCGCCATCATCGGGCGGCTGCTCGACTCCGGAGATGTGCACGTGACCGTCGACCACGTCTTCGACCTAGAGCATGTCGCCGAAGCCCACACCGCCATCGAGACCGGCCGCACCCGCGGCAAGATCGTCCTGAGCGTGTCGGAGCTCGGTTAG
- a CDS encoding DUF998 domain-containing protein, translating to MPPYRRSLESGGAILGSVFVLAALVIIWIARLSQGRDLYVSELGAAGQPTAHWFEGALLLIVAGGSLIAYSVRGIRSRFAVLAFWAPAVSLWIGCGFFLIASQVTCTSGCPLPVGASFTWQDFIHTVVAVLAFAAACLGMLQVSFAAGHRSLARFSLAAGIAVAVIAGAGGILSLAQFQADFGSRLELAATTIALGWLLVLGLMTALSPAPSRAPTIVDLEDSLSVG from the coding sequence ATGCCTCCCTATCGACGGTCTCTCGAGTCCGGCGGAGCCATTCTCGGGTCGGTATTCGTGCTCGCGGCGCTCGTGATCATCTGGATCGCACGGCTGTCGCAGGGGCGCGATCTCTATGTGAGCGAACTCGGTGCGGCCGGCCAGCCGACGGCCCACTGGTTCGAGGGCGCGCTCCTGCTCATCGTCGCGGGCGGAAGCCTCATCGCATATTCCGTTCGCGGCATCCGATCACGGTTCGCCGTGCTGGCCTTCTGGGCTCCCGCGGTGTCGCTCTGGATCGGGTGTGGCTTCTTCTTGATCGCCTCGCAGGTCACCTGCACCAGCGGATGTCCGTTGCCGGTCGGTGCGAGCTTCACCTGGCAGGACTTCATCCACACCGTCGTCGCGGTGCTCGCCTTCGCGGCGGCGTGCCTCGGCATGCTGCAGGTCTCCTTCGCGGCCGGGCACCGTTCGCTCGCCCGCTTCTCCCTCGCGGCCGGGATCGCCGTCGCGGTGATCGCGGGGGCCGGGGGCATCCTCTCGCTCGCGCAATTTCAGGCCGACTTCGGCAGCAGGCTCGAACTCGCGGCGACCACGATCGCCCTCGGCTGGCTGCTGGTCCTCGGGCTGATGACCGCGTTGAGTCCCGCACCGTCGAGGGCCCCGACAATCGTCGACCTCGAGGACTCGCTGTCGGTCGGCTAA
- a CDS encoding YqaJ viral recombinase family protein — translation MLSLWDEPAPDHRDRIVARAADRVAWLRARSRGITATDVARLSGTASVQAVAFDKINGSGFGGNVFTDHGRAREPEIARWVERHYGIVSSDALFHAAGQPAHLATPDGLAVATSGHLELAEIKTTSSAWRSIPRSYLRQVWWQQYVLGAERTLLVWEQHDDFVPTNAEPECRWIDRDESQIHLLVHLADQVLRLVADRSR, via the coding sequence ATGCTCTCCCTCTGGGATGAGCCGGCTCCGGATCACCGCGACCGCATCGTCGCGCGGGCGGCCGACCGCGTCGCCTGGCTCCGGGCCCGCAGCCGGGGCATCACCGCGACGGACGTCGCCCGGCTTTCGGGCACCGCGTCGGTGCAGGCAGTCGCCTTCGACAAGATCAACGGAAGCGGCTTCGGCGGCAACGTCTTCACGGATCACGGTCGGGCGCGGGAGCCGGAGATCGCCCGCTGGGTCGAACGGCACTACGGCATCGTCTCCAGCGACGCCCTGTTTCATGCCGCCGGTCAACCGGCACACCTCGCCACCCCCGACGGGCTCGCGGTCGCAACATCCGGGCACCTGGAACTCGCCGAGATCAAGACGACGAGTTCGGCATGGCGATCGATCCCTCGCTCGTACCTGCGGCAGGTCTGGTGGCAGCAATACGTGCTCGGGGCGGAACGGACACTCCTCGTCTGGGAGCAGCACGACGACTTCGTTCCGACCAATGCCGAGCCGGAATGCCGCTGGATCGATCGCGACGAGAGCCAGATCCACCTGCTCGTGCACCTCGCGGACCAGGTGCTGCGCCTGGTAGCCGACCGGTCGCGTTAG
- a CDS encoding ROK family protein has translation MVLLSVPAVPAPGSARSGDLFQLLLDGVPRTRAELAALTGLARSTVAVRVDALMASGFVTAVGGGASSGGRPPSRFAFNPAARTVLAVDLGASHSVIAVTDLAGTVLASLRAEIAIGEGPKPVLDLVIDHARQLLDSLGTRTGELSGVGIGLPGPVDHTTGRPANPPIMPGWHDFDVPGYVRRAFDVPVLVDNDVNIMALGEQRTHWPDQDNLLFVKASTGIGAGIIGNGQLQRGAMGSAGDLGHVRVARGADVLCRCGNIGCLEALAGAPAIAAALASHGSDVRAGELVDLAEHGNPAAVAALRQAGRDLGEVLATCVSLLNPSVIVLGGSLASAGDHLLAGVREVVYNRSLPLATAHLTISLARSADDAGILGASMLVSQHVLSPESIESALALRA, from the coding sequence ATGGTCCTCCTGAGCGTGCCCGCCGTGCCGGCGCCGGGCTCTGCGCGTTCCGGTGACCTCTTCCAGTTGCTGCTCGACGGGGTGCCACGCACCCGAGCGGAACTCGCCGCCCTCACCGGTCTCGCCCGCTCCACGGTGGCGGTGCGGGTCGACGCCCTGATGGCGTCTGGCTTCGTGACCGCGGTCGGCGGGGGCGCCTCATCCGGTGGCCGTCCGCCTTCCCGTTTCGCTTTCAACCCGGCGGCCCGAACGGTGCTCGCCGTCGACCTCGGCGCCTCGCACAGCGTGATAGCGGTGACGGATCTCGCCGGCACCGTGCTCGCGAGCCTTCGGGCCGAGATCGCCATCGGAGAGGGCCCGAAGCCGGTGCTCGACCTCGTCATCGACCACGCTCGTCAGCTGCTCGACTCCCTCGGCACCCGCACTGGTGAGTTGAGCGGCGTCGGCATCGGGCTCCCCGGGCCGGTCGACCACACGACCGGCCGACCAGCCAATCCCCCCATCATGCCCGGCTGGCACGACTTCGACGTGCCCGGCTATGTGCGACGCGCCTTCGACGTTCCGGTGCTCGTGGACAACGACGTCAACATCATGGCCCTCGGGGAACAACGCACCCACTGGCCGGACCAGGACAACCTTCTCTTCGTGAAGGCATCGACGGGAATCGGGGCCGGCATCATCGGCAACGGCCAGCTGCAGCGCGGTGCGATGGGCAGCGCGGGCGACCTCGGTCACGTGCGGGTGGCCCGCGGAGCCGACGTGCTCTGCCGCTGCGGCAACATCGGATGCCTCGAGGCCCTCGCGGGAGCCCCCGCGATTGCGGCAGCGCTCGCCTCCCACGGAAGCGACGTGCGCGCCGGGGAGCTCGTGGACCTCGCGGAGCACGGCAACCCCGCGGCCGTCGCCGCCCTGCGCCAGGCCGGCCGGGACCTCGGGGAGGTGCTCGCCACCTGTGTGAGCCTGCTCAATCCTTCGGTCATCGTGCTCGGCGGATCACTGGCGAGCGCGGGTGATCACCTGCTCGCGGGCGTGCGGGAGGTCGTCTACAACCGTTCCCTCCCCTTGGCGACGGCGCATCTCACCATCTCACTCGCCCGTTCGGCCGACGACGCGGGCATCCTCGGCGCGTCGATGCTGGTCTCGCAGCACGTGCTCTCACCGGAGTCCATCGAGAGCGCGCTCGCCCTCCGCGCCTGA
- a CDS encoding sugar phosphate isomerase/epimerase family protein gives MPTTPPLSLQLYTVRKELDADFAGTMQRIADIGFTRVEPYDFLARADALAAGLAATGLSAPSAHFRFLDAESLGGASLDDVFSTAARLGIPTVIDPFVDPAKWLSAADIHRTADALNAAAEVAVKHGIRIGYHNHWFELESVIDGDTGLEILSSGLDPAVILELDTYWAAAGGQDVVALLGRLGDRVRLLHVKDGPIEPDPATQLAVGAGNMPVWEIIAAATSLEVAVVELDAFAGDMFEAVTDSFAYLNAGVSA, from the coding sequence GTGCCAACGACGCCCCCGCTTTCACTCCAGCTCTACACCGTGCGAAAAGAACTCGATGCGGACTTCGCCGGCACGATGCAGCGGATCGCAGACATCGGGTTCACCCGTGTCGAGCCTTATGACTTCCTCGCGAGAGCCGACGCCCTCGCTGCCGGTCTCGCCGCTACCGGCCTCTCCGCGCCGAGCGCCCACTTCCGCTTCCTCGACGCCGAGAGTCTTGGCGGCGCCAGCCTCGACGACGTGTTCTCCACGGCCGCCCGCCTCGGCATCCCGACGGTGATCGACCCCTTCGTCGACCCCGCGAAATGGCTCTCGGCTGCCGACATCCACCGCACAGCGGATGCCCTCAACGCCGCCGCGGAGGTGGCCGTAAAGCACGGCATCCGCATCGGCTATCACAACCACTGGTTCGAGCTGGAGTCCGTGATCGACGGCGACACCGGCCTCGAGATCCTCAGCTCGGGACTCGACCCGGCCGTCATCCTCGAACTCGACACGTACTGGGCCGCCGCCGGCGGGCAGGATGTGGTGGCGCTTCTCGGTCGCCTCGGCGACCGGGTGCGGCTGCTGCATGTGAAGGATGGCCCGATCGAGCCTGACCCCGCCACCCAGCTGGCGGTGGGCGCGGGCAATATGCCGGTGTGGGAGATCATCGCCGCCGCCACCAGCCTCGAGGTCGCCGTCGTCGAGCTCGACGCCTTCGCCGGCGACATGTTCGAAGCGGTCACCGACAGCTTCGCCTACCTCAACGCGGGAGTGAGCGCATGA
- a CDS encoding Gfo/Idh/MocA family protein yields the protein MSGPIGVGLIGAGTISKQYLQNLTTFPDIVVHSIGDVYEPVAKERAAEFGIETSGGVEATLGHPDVEIVINLTIPAAHVEVALAAVAAAKHVWSEKPFSLDRASGLSLLAAADKAGVRLGSAPDTFLGAGLQTARRMIERGDIGVPLTALTLMQSPGPESWHPNPAFLFQEGAGPLFDIGPYYLTTLMQTFGSVSRVAALGSKSRDTRVIGSGAKAGERFDVTVPSHVSAIAEFEGGQSSQSIFSFDSPMDRHGFVEVTGTEGTMSFPDPNNFDGEIRVKHAGEAEWTSYPAVGSTSSRGSGVLEMGRAIRAGRPHRATGELAYHVLDTMVSISESIDRHSFVEVASSVAAAPALPEDWDPTAATL from the coding sequence ATGAGCGGCCCGATCGGCGTCGGCCTCATCGGCGCCGGGACCATCAGCAAGCAATACCTCCAGAACCTCACCACCTTTCCCGACATCGTCGTGCACTCGATCGGCGACGTCTACGAGCCCGTGGCCAAGGAACGGGCTGCGGAGTTCGGCATCGAGACCTCCGGCGGAGTCGAGGCGACGCTGGGGCATCCCGATGTCGAGATCGTCATCAACCTGACGATCCCCGCCGCTCACGTGGAGGTCGCTCTCGCAGCCGTCGCCGCCGCCAAGCACGTGTGGAGCGAGAAACCCTTCTCACTCGACCGCGCGAGCGGTCTCTCTCTGCTCGCCGCGGCGGACAAGGCAGGTGTGCGCCTCGGTTCCGCGCCGGACACCTTCCTCGGTGCGGGGCTGCAGACCGCTCGCCGCATGATCGAGCGAGGAGACATCGGGGTGCCGCTCACCGCGCTGACGCTCATGCAGTCGCCCGGGCCGGAGTCGTGGCATCCGAACCCCGCATTCCTGTTCCAGGAGGGGGCCGGGCCGCTCTTCGATATCGGTCCGTACTACCTCACGACCCTCATGCAGACCTTCGGATCGGTGAGCCGCGTCGCCGCGCTCGGTTCGAAGTCGAGAGACACCCGGGTCATCGGCTCTGGTGCCAAGGCCGGCGAGCGATTCGACGTGACCGTTCCTTCGCACGTGAGCGCCATCGCGGAGTTCGAGGGCGGCCAGTCGTCGCAGAGCATCTTCAGTTTCGACTCCCCGATGGACCGGCACGGCTTCGTCGAGGTGACCGGTACCGAGGGCACCATGTCGTTCCCCGACCCGAACAACTTCGACGGGGAGATCCGCGTGAAACATGCCGGCGAGGCGGAGTGGACCTCCTACCCCGCTGTCGGTTCGACGAGTTCTCGGGGCTCCGGTGTGCTCGAAATGGGGCGTGCCATCCGCGCGGGTCGGCCGCATCGCGCGACCGGCGAACTCGCGTACCACGTGCTCGACACCATGGTCTCCATCAGCGAGTCGATCGACCGCCACAGCTTCGTGGAGGTGGCGAGTTCGGTCGCCGCAGCACCCGCCCTTCCGGAGGACTGGGATCCGACGGCGGCGACGCTGTAG